In Microbulbifer elongatus, the DNA window GAGTATCCAATGCCGGCGGCGCTTCCTATACGCCCCTGCACCAGATACACACGGCGGCGGTGGCCCTGCAGGCCCATCAGCACCCGTTGTACCAGGGGTATGAGAGTGAAGTGATTCCGGGTGTTTTGACTTGATGATTTGCCGGAATAAAACTGCGCAGATCCTTGCACTGGCTTTGGCGATCGCCGGCCTGAATAGCTGTACGGAATCCGGTCGGGAATCCCCGCCACCGGTGCGGCTCAACGATACCGGTATCACCTGGGGGGCCGATTATCCCAGGGGCGTCAACGTTGAGTGCACCGCAACCGTCGACCTCGAGCGATTACCCGATGGGGAATCCCTGGTGGGCGACATCCTCAGTCAGCAGGATTGCAATCAGGGCCGGGACGCCGCCGGTGACGGGAGCGCCGACGGCGCGGCGGGTTTTGCCTATCGCAAGATCGGCGCCGGGGGCGAACCGCTGCCCGCGGACGCGCAGAACTGGCACTGTGTCGTGGACGAAATCACCGGGCTGGCGTGGGAAGTCAAGCAGCCGGGGGACGGCGTCCACGGCAACCGCGGACGCCACGACGCCGACGATGTGTTCACCTGGTACAACCCGGACAAAAGCGCCAATGGCGGCGCCATCGGCGACTGGAACAGCCGCTATGCCCAGTGCACCGGCTATGTGGCAGGCCAGCCGGCCACCTATTGCAATATTGAGGAATACGTCAGCCGCACCAACCGGCGCGGCCTGTGCGGCTTTGACGACTGGCGTGTGCCGACCATGGATGAGCTTTCCGGCCTGGTGCACTTCGGGCGCAGTGCGCCCGCCATCGA includes these proteins:
- a CDS encoding Lcl C-terminal domain-containing protein; the encoded protein is MICRNKTAQILALALAIAGLNSCTESGRESPPPVRLNDTGITWGADYPRGVNVECTATVDLERLPDGESLVGDILSQQDCNQGRDAAGDGSADGAAGFAYRKIGAGGEPLPADAQNWHCVVDEITGLAWEVKQPGDGVHGNRGRHDADDVFTWYNPDKSANGGAIGDWNSRYAQCTGYVAGQPATYCNIEEYVSRTNRRGLCGFDDWRVPTMDELSGLVHFGRSAPAIDTHYFPNTKVGFYWSHSPDAELQQRAWAVNFQFGYSAPMPRNNGHHLRLVRDWAEKPGGNAINPAPVPALSAAQGCNREQIPSSAPTSRYRLQEDGSVADTETGLIWRACMEGVAGEACDQGEPLALNWAEALTYATALDKKGAASGDDDWRLPNIRELGSLLELQCAGPAINRGLFPNAAQDVWSSSPSNFHTHYSWYVDFATGALTYGEREKPKAIRLVRDAR